From a region of the Motacilla alba alba isolate MOTALB_02 chromosome 25, Motacilla_alba_V1.0_pri, whole genome shotgun sequence genome:
- the VANGL2 gene encoding vang-like protein 2, whose amino-acid sequence MDNESQYSGYSYKSGHSRSSRKHRDRRERHRSKSRDGTRGDKSVTIQAPGEPLLDNESTRGDERDDNWGETTTVVTGTSEHSISHDDLTRITKDMEDSAHLDCSRHLGVALGVALALLAFLTPLAFLLLPQLLWREELEPCGTPCEGLFISVAFKLLILLLGSWALFFRRPKAFFPRVFVFRALLMVLVFLLVVSYWLFYGVRILDSRDRNYRGVVQFAVSLVDALLFVHYLAVVLLELRQLQPQFTLKAVRSADGASRFYNVGHLSIQRAAVWILENYYHDFPVYNPALLNLPKSVLSKKMSGFKVYSLGEENSTNNSTGQSRAVIAAAARRRDNSHNEFYYEEAEHERRVRKRRARLVVAVEEAFTHIKRLQEEDQKNPREIMDPREAAQAIFASMARAMQKYLRTTKQQPYHTMESILQHLEFCITHDMTPKAFLERYLTAGPTIQYHKDRWLAKQWTLVSEEPVTNGLKDGVVFVLKRQDFSLVVSTKKIPFFKLSEEFVDPKSHKFIMRLQSETSV is encoded by the exons ATGGACAACGAGTCGCAGTATTCCGGGTATTCCTACAAATCCGGCCATTCCCGCAGCTCCCGCAAGCACAG GGATCGGCGGGAGCGGCACCGCTCCAAGAGCCGGGATGGGACGCGTGGGGACAAATCGGTGACGATCCAAGCGCCGGGAGAGCCTTTGCTGGACAACGAATCCACGCGGGGGGACGAGAGG gacGACAACTGGGGCGAGACCACCACGGTGGTGACGGGGACGTCAGAGCACAGCATCTCCCACGATGACCTCACGCGCATCACCAAGGACATGGAGGACAGCGCCCACCTGGACTGCTCCCGCCACCTGGGCGTGGCCCTGGGCGTGGCCCTGGCGCTGCTGGCCTTCCTCACGCCCTtggccttcctcctcctcccgcagCTGCTGTGgcgggaggagctggagccctGCGGGACTCCCTGCGAGGGGCTCTTCATCTCGGTGGCCTTCAaactcctcatcctcctgctgggcagctgggccTTGTTCTTCCGCCGCCCCAAAGCCTTCTTCCCGCGCGTCTTCGTCTTCCGCGCCCTGCTGATGgtgctggttttcctgctggTCGTCTCCTACTGGCTCTTCTACGGCGTGCGGATCTTGGATTCGCGGGACCGCAACTACCGCGGCGTGGTGCAGTTCGCCGTCTCCCTGGTGGACGCCCTGCTCTTCGTCCACTACCTGGccgtggtgctgctggagctgcggcagctgcagccccagttCACGCTCAAGGCCGTGCGCTCGGCCGACGGCGCCAGCCGCTTCTACAACGTCGGCCACCTCAG CATCCAGCGAGCGGCCGTGTGGATCCTGGAGAATTACTACCACGACTTCCCGGTCTACAACCCCGCCCTCCTCAACCTTCCAAAATCCGTCCTTTCCAAGAAAATGTCCGGCTTTAAGGTCTACTCCCTCGGCGAGG AGAATTCCACCAACAACTCCACGGGGCAGTCGCGGGCGGTGatcgcggcggcggcgcggcggcgcgACAACAGCCACAACGAGTTCTACTACGAGGAGGCCGAGCACGAGCGCCGGGTGCGGAAACGCCGCGCCAG GCTGGTGGTGGCGGTGGAAGAGGCCTTCACCCACATCAAgcggctgcaggaggaggaccAGAAGAACCCGCGGGAGATCATGGACCCGCGCGAGGCCGCCCAGGCCATCTTTGCCTCCATGGCCCGCGCCATGCAGAAGTACCTGAGGACCACCAAGCAGCAGCCCTACCACACCATGGAGAGcatcctgcagcacctggagtTCTGCATCACCCACGACATGACCCCCAAG GCCTTCCTGGAGCGGTACCTGACGGCCGGTCCCACCATCCAGTACCACAAGGACCGCTGGCTGGCCAAGCAGTGGACGCTGGTCAGCGAGGAGCCGGTGACCAACGGCCTCAAGGACGGCGTGGTCTTCGTGCTGAAGCGCCAGGACTTCAGCCTGGTGGTGTCCACCAAGAAGATCCCCTTCTTCAAGCTCTCCGAGGAGTTCGTGGACCCCAAGTCGCACAAGTTCATCATGAGGCTGCAGTCGGAGACCTCGGTGTGA